GTGCAAGAATCATAGAAGACGAAGGTATCATCACTTTAACAATACCTTCCGATAAAGAAAACGAATCCAAAATATTATCCTTCATCCAACATACGGGATGTTTATTATCTTCTCGCAAGGCAGAAGATTACTTATTCAAAAAAGGACTTATAGATTCTATATACAAAGAAGAATCCAGAAAAGAAAAACCTTATGATAAGGTAGAAGCATCATTATCCTCTTTATATCCGGGAAAAGATCTGCAAGTATATTTAGCAACTTCCGGAATGAATGCAGTTTATGCATCTTTTAGAGCATTGGATAAAATTCGTGCAAAAGAAGGGAAAGATATCTGGCTCAGACTCGGATGGTTGTATGTGGATAATATTAGAATATTAGAAAAATATTCTAGAGGTTCTCATATATTCCATGATGTAGTCGATCTAAAAGAATTAGAAGAATTCCTTTCTAAAGAAGGCCATCGAGTAGCAGCAATCCTTACTGAGTCTCCTACAAATCCACTTATCCAAGTTCCGGATTATCCTGAACTCAAAAAACTTTTGGAAAAATACGGGATTCCTTTGGTGGCCGATATTTCCGTAGCGGGTTCCGCAGTTGTGGATCTTTCTCCGTATGCGGATGTGATCGTAGAAAGTTTAACCAAGTTCGCATCTGGACATGCTGATGTAATGATGGGTGCTTTATTTTTGAATCCTTCTTCTCCTTATTTTGAGAGTTTGAAAAAGGATTCTCCTGAGTTTTTAGAAACTCCTTATATCAGAGACTGCGAACGTATGTCCTTCGAATTAGAAGGGTATGTTGAAAGGGTAAAAGAGATCGGAAGGAATGCTGCAAAGCTTGCAAACTTCTTCTCTGATCATCCTAAGATCAAAGCAGTTCATTGGAGTGGTTCCGAAGAAAATCACGGAAATTTTTCCAAGATCGCAAGAGATAAAGATCTTCATTGTGGAGTGATCACGATCGAGCCTGGAGTTCCTTTGGAACCATTTTATAATTCTTTAAGGTTGCTAAAGGGGCCAAGCTTCGGAACTGAGTTCACTCTGAACATGTTGTATATGTATTTGGCACATTACGAGTTAGTATCTACAGAAGCAGGTAGAGGATTTTTACGAGAAGTAGGATTGGATCCAAGCCTGATCCGAATTTCTATCGGAAGAGAAAATCCGGATCTTCTAATTGCAGAATACAAAAAAGCTCTGGGGGATTAAACCCGCCAGAGCGAAAAATTTGAACGGTTCTAAAGAAGACGTATCTTAGGCAGCAGAACGAACACTTTGTAGTTTGCCACCAGTTTCAGTTTCCGATTGTAAAACAGTTTTATAGAAAATTTGGAATAATCCAAATTTAGAAATTCCTAAAGCATAAATCACTAAAACGGAAACAATTGCCCCTAAGATCCAACCTAATTGGTGAATGATCACGCTGGAGATGATCGCAAATCCCAATGCACCCACGAACACAGTTGCTAAGAACGCAATTGTAGAAGCAAAACCGGAAGGGGATTTTCTAACGGAAAATTCTCCGGAGCCACCTAATTCCCAACCTTCTTTTTCGATCTTTAGAAGTGAAACGATCAGAACTGGAATTAAGATCACGCCCATCGCATATAAAGTGATCGCAACATCAGAGGTTAGCCAGTTGATTGCTGTTCCCCAGGTCCATGTGTGGAATTGTTCCACGGACTCTGAGAAAAATCTTTTATAACCTGTTCCGTCCCATCCATGAACTAGAATGAAGAACATTCCAAAATATCCCGCAGGAACTTGCAGATAAGCTAAGAAATTTTTCCCTGCTTCGATCAATTTCCAAACAACCCAGAAACCTAAGATCCCTTGGGAGATATTCGTTAAACCGAATAAAGCCACAAGCCAACCAGGCATTGTCTTATCTCCAGCATGCATTGTTTCCCAACTAGTAAACTGCCAGACAAGGTAGAGACCGGATGGGGCGAATAATAAACCTAAATAAAGAAGGTTCGAGATGAAATAGGTATTCTTCCAAAATGGGACCTTCTCCTCCTCTTTTTTTATGGAAGGAATAGAACCTGGCGTTGTCTCTCCTGCCTGCAATTTTTTAATTTGGCGAGCTGCGGCCATTGCATAACCGGCTCCCAGGCCGTAGGCCCAAAAAACATCCACTTGAACCATTGGATTAAAATCTCCTCACCTTAATTAGATATAAGAATGACATGTCATTCAGTTTTTGTCAATAGGGGAAATCGAAAAATTTCAAAGAAAAACGTGTTTTACTTTGAAGCGGAAATGACTTATCTGTCATTCCGATTGGGTTGGGAATTTTCATTAAACAGGGAAATTATGAAAAGAACAACAATAAGCTTAATGTTACTTCTCATCATTCTACTTGATTGTAGATTTTTAGGGGTCGGCTCCGAGTCCTTAGAGGATTTGAAAACAAAATATGCGAACTCGGAATCCAAGTACGCTCCGATTGGGGATTTAAATATCCATTATAGAGACGAGGGCCAAGGACCTGTAATCATATTATTACATGGTGTATGTTCTTCATTGCATACATGGGATTCTTGGGCAGAATTATTAAAGTCTCGTTATAGAGTGATCCGCATCGATCTTCCTGGTCATGGTCTTACAGGCCCTCCGAGCGATTTGGAGAAGTTGAATTTGGAAGAAGGTGTAGAAGTCCTGAACAAATTCCTGGAATATCTAAAAGTGGATTCTTTCTATTTGGTAGGGAATTCTATGGGAGGTTATATCTCCTGGAATTATGTATTAAAATATCCTAATAAAGTTCAAAAATTGGTATTGATAGATGCGGCCGGATATGCGCAACCTATGCCTCCTATGATTGCATTGGGAAGTAATCCTATCGTAAGTCCATTTGCACGTCATATGCTGCCAAGTTTTATGGTGGAAAAAAGTGTAGATGAAGTTTACGGAGATCCTACAAAGATCACGCCTGAGATCAAAACAAGATATGTGGATCTTTCTAGAAGAGAAGGAAACAGGCAGGCTTATAATTATTTTTTCAGGACTGCCAGGGAGAAGTTTACTGATCCTAAAATTTCAGAAGGGATCAAACTGGTAAAAACTCCGACCTTGGTTATGTGGGGAAAAGAAGATCATTGGTTAAAATTGGAATATGCACAGAATTGGACTAAGGATCTCCAGAATTCTAAGTTCATTTCTTATGAAGGGGCAGGTCATATTCCTATGGAAGAAATCCCGGATATTACTGCAAAAGATCTTGTGGAGTTCCTTATATTATAAAATTTGAATTTAACGTTTGCCCATTCCTTCTAACATAAGAGTGGGCATTTCTTCCAGCCAACGTTTTGCAAATTTAGAATCTACTTTGGAAGATAGATTGATCCTAATTCCTTCGAACATCATCGCATTTACGGCTTGGGATGCGATTCGAGTATCCAATTCTTTTCTTAAAAATCCTTTTTTCACACCATTCTTCAGGTATAACTCAGTAAGCCTGGCACTTTTATCTATTCCAAGTTGTACTTTTCTTTTTACAGTTTCATCCAATGCCATCGCTTCGAAAAAAACGATCTTTGCTTGCCTTGGGTCTTTACTGAAAAGTTGAAATAGTTCCCAACCGATATTCTTGATCTGGTTTCTGTATTCTTCTATAGTGTTTGATTTTTCAGGACTTTCTTTACGGACTACTTCTAATAACCCAAGAAGGATCCGATCCACTAGTGCATGTAAGATATCTAATTTATTCTTAAAATAACGGTAACAGGTACCATGACCTATGTTTAATTTTCCGGCTATGTCTGCGATCCCTGCCTCGTGGTATCCTTTTTCGGAGAATACATCCAATGCTGCTTCCAGGATCTGTTCTCTTCTTGCTTCTGCCCTGTTGGCGATCGGACTAGGAGGCTTTGTTCTCATGTTCTCCTTACTCTGATTTGGAGAACTAGTTCGCAAGAAATTTTCCTAATTCGGAAGTTCAAAACGGATTTGGAAACTGGCTCCATGATCTTTGGAACTGGAAAAATCCAATTTTCCTTTCAGTTGTTTAGTTAGGACTTGGACCAGGGTTAATCCGAAAGAGTGAGTTGCGATCGGATTCAACTCGTTCGGCAAACCGACTCCGTTGTCTGAAACTTCTAAGGTTACTACATTTTCCTTTTTCTGAAGCCTGACTTGAATCTTTGGCCTTTCATCCGTAGGAGAAAAATTATGAGGGAATGCATATTTGAAAGAATTTGTAAGTAATTCATTCAACGCAAGTCCGAGCGGAATCGCAATGCTGATCTCTAAATGGATAGGGCTTGATATCACATCCACTCTTGTTTCCGCTCCGATCTTATAGGCAGACCTGATCTTCTCCACAAGCCTTTTGGAATAACCTGAAAATTCTACATTTCCCAGATCGTTAGATTGGTATAACTCGTCATGGATCAACGCCATGGTCTGGATCCTGTTTTGGCTTTCAGTAAATGCTTCGTGAATCTTAGGATCGTTTTCGTATTCCGACTGAAGATTAAATAAACTGGAAATCACCTGGAGATTGTTTTTTACTCTGTGATGGATCTCTTTCAACATCACTTCTTTTTCTTTTAAGGAAGATTTTAACTGTCTCTCAGCCTGTTTTTTATCAGTTATCTCCGTAACAGTAATAATGGTAGAAGAGAATGTGTCTTCGAATTCCGGTGCCAAGGACCAACGAATGGATGCTTCGAATTGTTTTCCGTTGCAAGTGGATAATGTAGTTTCTGTATGAAGAACTCTTGCTCCAAAACGAATTCGGGTCAGAAGTTTTTTGAAATAATGATCGTTTCCTTTTCGGAAAAAATTCCTGGCAAGAAATAAGACTTCTTCCTTTGAACTTGCATGGAATAATCGAACGGATTCTTTATTCGCATCTACTACACTTACAGTTTCATAACATTCAGAAACGAATTTGGGATTCGTCTTCAGGAATTTAGTAAATTCCTTTCTGGACATTTTAGGTAATTCCCCGAGCATTCTTTTTACCTCAGAGTAATCACATTCTAAAATTGCGATCGGGACATTCTCGAATAAACCTTTATAGATCGCCTCGCTTGCTCCTAAAAATCGATAGGAGCGATCCAATTCTTGGGTCCTTTCTGCGACTAATCCTTCTAATCTTTTATGCGATTGATAGATCTCTTCTTGTGCATCGATTCTTTCTTTTACTACCGACAAAGCCAGAAGGGAAGCGATTGAGATAGCGGAAAGAAAACTTTGTAAAAGAAGAAGGGAAACTTCTTGTGAAGCGGGAAAATTATATGAATTTCCTTTTGCTGTTCCTAATATCGCTATGATGGAAACGATGATGAGTATGAGAGAAGATTCTCTTCCGCCGAATCTGAGAGAAACAAGTGAAATGACTGCGATCAGAAGATAAGAAAGAGGAAAGTATGCAGGAACTTCATTGATGCTGAAAAAGTAAACGATCCCTCCTCCTAATAAAATCAAGAAGGAGACTAGTCCCACACTTTCTTTCCAAGAATGTACTTGGAATCTCGCGACTCCCGGTCCTAACCAACTTAAAAAAAACGGAAAGTATACGAATACTCCTAAAGAATCCCCCATCCACCAAATGATCCATGTAGGAAAAAGTGAATTTATATCCAGTATTCCTAAAACTAGAAGTCCTGAACATGCGATTGTCGCCGCGATAATACAAACTAATGTTTCTATCCAAAGGAATCTAAGAACGAAGGAGGTGTTTTTCGTAAGATCTAATCCAGGAATAAATTTTTTATATAAATAAGCTCCTGTGAAAGATTGTAATGTGCTTCCGCAGGCAATCAGTGCTGCTGCTCCAAAATAAATACTTAGTTCCTGTCCCGGAAGATCCTCATGCCGGATCTGGCAATTGTATAAAAAGGAACCTGTGAAAATCCCTAGATAAGAAACTCTTCCGAATAATAAAGGAGTGACTAACCCCCAGCCGGATGCAGGCCATATGGGGGACGCGTAATCCGAAAAAGTCCCGAAAGATTCTCCGAATTTTCCCAAAAGAAAATAAACAGAAGTTACCAGAAGAAATTTGGCAGGGGTTTTAAAGAATTTTAGGGATCGATATAACATTAATCTTAGAATCTTATTCATTTCGCTTTTAGGATTCGGAAGCAGCTGAGAATAAGGTTTTAAGACCTTATCCAATGATTTCCGATCTATTTCAAAACTCCAGGAAACCCTTTATTTATTTAGGGGAAGGTTTCTCTGAAGAGGGACGTCTAGTTCTTACGGAGCCGAATGAGATTCTTACTACTAATCGACGAAGTGAAGCAAGGAAATTCCTCTTAGAAATTCAAAACAAGGTCTCACAAGGATACCATGCGGCCGGTTGGATCTCCTACGAAGCCGGAGATTTGTTTTTAAATCCTGACAATATGGAAGAAGTTTCGGAAGATCCACTCCTTTGGTTCGGAATTTTTTCTGAGCGGAGGACCTTAAACCCTACGGAAATTTCGGAATGGGAATCAAAATTTAAGGATAAAGGTTATTCTGCAAAAATCGGATCCGAGATGGATCTCAAAGAATACCAAGAGATCTTTTACAAGATCCGGAACTTTCT
This window of the Leptospira andrefontaineae genome carries:
- a CDS encoding aminotransferase class I/II-fold pyridoxal phosphate-dependent enzyme produces the protein MILEIEEPHRRICGERIPFENIHAVSMSLPEVADVIGYEEKRTETLSRLKAGYPRFVAHAYIEKILDYNRETNAVDGPQFIVNSRKAAEHIVSFFKVKGARIIEDEGIITLTIPSDKENESKILSFIQHTGCLLSSRKAEDYLFKKGLIDSIYKEESRKEKPYDKVEASLSSLYPGKDLQVYLATSGMNAVYASFRALDKIRAKEGKDIWLRLGWLYVDNIRILEKYSRGSHIFHDVVDLKELEEFLSKEGHRVAAILTESPTNPLIQVPDYPELKKLLEKYGIPLVADISVAGSAVVDLSPYADVIVESLTKFASGHADVMMGALFLNPSSPYFESLKKDSPEFLETPYIRDCERMSFELEGYVERVKEIGRNAAKLANFFSDHPKIKAVHWSGSEENHGNFSKIARDKDLHCGVITIEPGVPLEPFYNSLRLLKGPSFGTEFTLNMLYMYLAHYELVSTEAGRGFLREVGLDPSLIRISIGRENPDLLIAEYKKALGD
- a CDS encoding TetR/AcrR family transcriptional regulator, with product MRTKPPSPIANRAEARREQILEAALDVFSEKGYHEAGIADIAGKLNIGHGTCYRYFKNKLDILHALVDRILLGLLEVVRKESPEKSNTIEEYRNQIKNIGWELFQLFSKDPRQAKIVFFEAMALDETVKRKVQLGIDKSARLTELYLKNGVKKGFLRKELDTRIASQAVNAMMFEGIRINLSSKVDSKFAKRWLEEMPTLMLEGMGKR
- a CDS encoding alpha/beta fold hydrolase codes for the protein MKRTTISLMLLLIILLDCRFLGVGSESLEDLKTKYANSESKYAPIGDLNIHYRDEGQGPVIILLHGVCSSLHTWDSWAELLKSRYRVIRIDLPGHGLTGPPSDLEKLNLEEGVEVLNKFLEYLKVDSFYLVGNSMGGYISWNYVLKYPNKVQKLVLIDAAGYAQPMPPMIALGSNPIVSPFARHMLPSFMVEKSVDEVYGDPTKITPEIKTRYVDLSRREGNRQAYNYFFRTAREKFTDPKISEGIKLVKTPTLVMWGKEDHWLKLEYAQNWTKDLQNSKFISYEGAGHIPMEEIPDITAKDLVEFLIL
- a CDS encoding histidine kinase dimerization/phosphoacceptor domain -containing protein; amino-acid sequence: MNKILRLMLYRSLKFFKTPAKFLLVTSVYFLLGKFGESFGTFSDYASPIWPASGWGLVTPLLFGRVSYLGIFTGSFLYNCQIRHEDLPGQELSIYFGAAALIACGSTLQSFTGAYLYKKFIPGLDLTKNTSFVLRFLWIETLVCIIAATIACSGLLVLGILDINSLFPTWIIWWMGDSLGVFVYFPFFLSWLGPGVARFQVHSWKESVGLVSFLILLGGGIVYFFSINEVPAYFPLSYLLIAVISLVSLRFGGRESSLILIIVSIIAILGTAKGNSYNFPASQEVSLLLLQSFLSAISIASLLALSVVKERIDAQEEIYQSHKRLEGLVAERTQELDRSYRFLGASEAIYKGLFENVPIAILECDYSEVKRMLGELPKMSRKEFTKFLKTNPKFVSECYETVSVVDANKESVRLFHASSKEEVLFLARNFFRKGNDHYFKKLLTRIRFGARVLHTETTLSTCNGKQFEASIRWSLAPEFEDTFSSTIITVTEITDKKQAERQLKSSLKEKEVMLKEIHHRVKNNLQVISSLFNLQSEYENDPKIHEAFTESQNRIQTMALIHDELYQSNDLGNVEFSGYSKRLVEKIRSAYKIGAETRVDVISSPIHLEISIAIPLGLALNELLTNSFKYAFPHNFSPTDERPKIQVRLQKKENVVTLEVSDNGVGLPNELNPIATHSFGLTLVQVLTKQLKGKLDFSSSKDHGASFQIRFELPN